One Thiocapsa sp. genomic window, TCGTCGAGATCGTCAACGTCGAGCGACGCATGCTCACGATCAAGACCCCGGATGGTCGGTTCCACGTCATCCATGCGCCGGAGCAGGTCGGGCGTCTCGACGAGATCAAGATCGGCAACAGACTCACCATCACCGAGACCGATGCGGTCCTTATCGATCTGGTCAAGGGGTCCGACGAGGCCGCTGTCGGGACGACTCAAGAGACGGTCGTCGACCGCGAGCGCGGGGTTAAGCCGGCGGGCACCATCACCGACACCATGACCCTGTATGGTCGGATCGCTGCAGTCGATACGGCCAACCGTAAGGTCAGCGTCCAAGGCGCGCAGGAGACGGTCGACTTCACCGTCAACGACCCGGCACTCCTCGCCGAGCTTGCGGTGGGCGACGGCGTGGTCGCGACCTTCATCCGATCGGTCAAAGGCAAGGTCGAGGTTCGCTAAGTACTGGTTTTCATAGCGTACATCGGCTCGGAGCAGCACCGACAGCATCGGCGTTGCCCGAGCAGCCGGTCGACTCGAAGCAAATCCGCTCGGTGCAGCCGGCATCCGAATCGATGTAAACCGCGTCCAGAGCGAGATGCTCACTTTCGAGTGAGTTCGAAGTTTAGTGAATCCACGACCCTTAGCGGGGGACGCGGTTTATAAATTTTATATTTTTTAATACTTTAAACCGCGCCGGCTCCAGCGGCTCTGAAATCCGCCGGGGCCGATCCCATCCAAAAACATCGCATACCGCACTGGGCGCGGTTTAAATCCTTCCCGAAAACGATTGGAGGTCGATATGGCAACGATCGAAGAAGTCGAGATGGGACGTTACGCCCAAGAGCTCGAAGACGATGTCCGCCACTTGGTGCGCAAGTATTGCCGCATCATGGCCTGGGACATCCCCGACCTCGACGAGCAAGCTGCGCGTCGGCTCATCCTGGCGGCACTGCGCGCATCCGTCACCCGGGTCGAATCCGAGTAACCGGGCATCGACATGTCCAACGGCGTCGCCGCCGTCGCGGCTCGCCGACGCGATCGGGGATGCGGGAAACCGCCGGCAGGCCGACTCGGGGCGCTTTCCGTCACACTCGGCGCTGTGATCTGCATGCTTGCGGTGACCGGCTGTCAATCCACGGCGTCGAGCCCGCGCCGGGATGCCTGCACCTTCGCCCCCGGCATGACGACGGATGACTTGGCGCGTTGCGGCTGCGTCGCCGGAAACTCGCGCGGCGACGGCTCCGTCATGCTGATGTCGGAGGAGGCGCTCAACAACACCCGCACCGTTGCGATCATCAACTATATGTGTCCGCTCGGCGCGGCCGGTGTCGCGAGGGTCACCGTCATGAACGGCATCGCCACGACCGTCTACGAGTAGACGAGACTCTACCGAGCGGGGCGAATGCGATGAGAGCACTGGACAAGCTCGTGCGGCGATGGCAGCTCAAGGCGATGGAGCACATCGATACGGCGGCGCTCGTACGGACCGGCAATCGACGTCTCCTCGAGCGGTTTCAACGTGTGGCGCGCGACGTGCCGGCCTACGCAGCCCTTCTGAAGACGCGCGGCATCCTTGCCGAGAAGATCCGCACGCCAACCGATTTCCAGGCACTGTGCCCGATTCTCGACAAGCAGGACGTTTTCGGCAGTGTTCCGATCGAGCAACTGTGCGTCGGCGGAAGGCTCGGGCCGTTGGCGGGTGTCCTGACGAGCTCGGGACAGGGCGGACGATTCGCATTCGGCCTCTCCACGCATCGGCAAAACAAGCGTGCGGCCAAGGCGATCGAGCTGGCGATGGAATACGCCTTCGGGACCGACCGCTGCCGCACCCTCCTGATCAATGCGCTCCCGATGGGCGTACGCTTTTCCTGCTCGACCGTCACGGTCGCCGAGACCAGCGTGCGCGAGGATATGGTGTGCGCCTTGGTCGAGCAGTTTTCTCCAAGTTATGACCAGACCGTCCTAGTCACCGACCCGCTCTTCTGCAAACGTATCCTGGATTACAGCCGTGCGACGGGGCTTGAGTGGGAGCGATTCAAGATCCACGTCATCCTCGGCGAGGAAACCTTCGGTGAAGCATTCCGCCACTATGTCGCGAGCCGACTCGGGCAAGATCCGGAACGCTGGACGCGCGGGTTCGTCGGCTCCTCGATGGGCGTGGGCGAGCTCGGCCTCAATCTTTTTTTCGAGACCCGGGAGACGGTCCGGATTCGGCAACTAGCGTATCGCCGACGCGATGTCCTGAGCCCTGCGCTCGGCGATTGGCCGGGCCGAGTCCCGCCGCTGGTCTTCGTTTACAATCCGATGCGCATCTTCGTCGAGATCATCGAGCCCGATATGAACGGTTTCGGTGCCTTAGCCCTATCGACGCTCGACCCCTCGTTGATGCTTCCGCTCATCCGTTACCGCACGGGTGATCGCGCCAGGCTGGTGAGCAACGCGGAGATCGCCCACGCCCTGCAGCGCGCAGGCGAGAAGGGCATCGCGATCCCGAAGCTGCCCATGATCGCGGTGGCGGGCCGGGAAAAGGATGTCCTACCCGACGGGCGCACCCTTCTCGATATCAAGGACGCGCTCTACGCGCGGACGGACCTTGCGGACGGGCTCAGCGGGGCTTTTCGGGTCGAGACGCAGGGCAGCGGCTTATGCCTGCACCTTCAAATGCGCGAGGGCGCGAAGGGCCGCCAAAACAACATCGCCGAAGGCATCGCGGCATGCATCCCTCACCCGGCATCCGGTCCGCCCGACCGGATCGAGCTTTGGACCTACGACGCATTCCCCTTCGGTCGGTGCCTCGACTACGAACGGAAATTCAACTACTACACGGGGGCTAGTCTGCACCCGGACTAGTCGAGTCCTAAGCCGCAGAGCACGCCGACTGCCAATCACCGTCGCCGCGAGTCAGACAAGGCGGCACCAGCGCCGGCTCGAGACCCTCGGCCATGTAGGCGAGAGTCCCGGGCGACACACGGTACAGCCCTTCTTCGAGCGCTTCAATACTCGCAACATAGGGGCGGACGGGACCGTAGTAATCCACCTCGGGGCCGGCCGGGGTATATGTGAATCCCATTCGCTTGAGCAGCACGTATAGACTTCGCTCCATCGCGAGCACCCAATGTGTAATACCGCGCCGCTTGCTGTGCTGATACAGCAGACGACAGATCCCCATGAGGATCTCCGGTGTATTGCGCGGCGGCGCAAAGGCGATGACTTCGGCCTCATCCGCCGGCGCAGGATTCTCGCGCGGCGGCCCCCCGTACAAGGTGTCACCCTCTCGCCTGCGGAAGGATTTCGCGATCGCAAGGCGAGATACCTCGGCGAAGTCGGGCAATGCCGAGTGGAAAGGGTCGTTCAGAAACGCGTACTCCTCCGTGAAGACGCAATGCCGCGTCGCCGGGAAGCCAAGCGGCGAACTCATCACCAAGCGCGCCGTGCCCGCAGGATGGCCGGCCCGATGCGTCGCAAGGATGTGCAGAGAGTGCGCGTCGTACTCGTCCGACTCCAACTCGTCCGGATGTTCTTCTTCAGCCAGGAACCCGCGCTCGACGCAGTAGACCTGATAGCGAATTGAATACACGGTTTCCAGCTCGGACGCATCCGTGACGCAGCTGAACCGAAAGTAGGGGTCTTGGCCGTGAGCCCCCCCCGGATGACGCGCTGACTCCGACGCATTCAAGCTCATGCAACCCCCCGGTGACATTATCGAACCACGCGACCAAAGGCCCCGAGCAAGCAAAACAGAAAGCGAGAGTGCGCTTAAGCATCTCGTAGCGGTTTCGCCGACACGCGTTCTACCTACCCCCGACGTCAGCCTCGTCCATCGAAGGAGGCTATCACAACAACAACATGTCGCGTAATCCCGGGGATTGAGGATCCGCTGCACCCGCCATCTTCGGCACCGACGCGACATGCAGCGCTTTGCGCACTAGCGCAACCCTTGTGTCTACGCACCCGCACCGACTAGACTTGGAGCATCGCCTTATCTCCCCAAGCCCGGTCGCGACTCGCGCTACCGCGCTCGATCATGACGAGAGTTGCGACTTGCAGACGCCCGGAAAAAACGATCCACTTCCGCACTCCTTAGAACGGGAGAGGGGTGATGCATCGATGCTGGTTTACAAGGCGGCCTGCCCGCAACCGCTTGGGCTGCGACCGTCTTCGATACTGTACACCGGCGCATGTAGAAGGATCTCGGCACGGGGCCTCGAGTCTTAGCGCACCCGTGATGGATGAGTCGATTCAGGACTTCTGGAACACGCTTTGATCTCCCGACGGTCTGTGCGCAACATCATCAAGAGCTCGGTCGGTGCGGCCTTGTGCTGCGTATCGCTGCACGCTTGGCCGCAAGACTTGATCGCTCACCGAGACGCGGATGTCGAGACCTTGACCCGCAACGAGGCACGTCTTTTCTTCACGATGCGCCTCAAGAACTGGCCCAACGGAACGTTGGTCAAGGTTTTCGTGCTCCCCGACAACAACGCTCTTCACAATCGCTTCTCCAACGAAGTCCTCGGACTCTACCCTTACCAACTTCGCCGCGTTTGGGACCGACAGATCTTCTCCGGGACAGGGCAGGCACCGACAACCGTATCGAGCGAGCAGGAAATGCTCGACCGCGTCGCCACCACGCCGGGAGCGATCGGCTATGCAGACGGGCCGATCGAGAATCCAAGCATTCGCCTGCTGGAGGTGCGTTGAGATGCGTACCCGGCTCTCTATCGCGGTCATGCTGGCATGGATGACTCCGAGCGCGGCTCCTGCCCTTGAGTTTGTCGAAGGGAAACTGCAGGTCCACGGCTTCGCCAGCCAGGCCGTCCTCAAGTCGACCGACAACGCCTATTACGGCAATAGCCCCGGCACCTCGTTCGACTTCACCGAGATCGGACTGAATGCCTCCTACCAAAGCACGCCGAATCTGCTGTTTTCGGGGCAACTCCTCGTTCGACGCGCGGGAGAAATGTATGACGGCACCCCGTCTCTGGACTATGGTTTAGTCGATTTTACGCCCATCTCCGATGCCGAGCGTCGCCTTGGGGTGCGCCTCGGACGCATCAAAAATCCGTTCGGACTCTACAACGAGACCCGCGACGTTCCCTTCACACGCCCAAGCATCTTTCTCCCGCAGGTCATCTACTACGACAAGGTTCGCAACGCCTTGCTGTCGTATGACGGGATCATGTTCTACGGCGATCGCTATCTCGACCAGGGCAATCTCTCCCTGAACCTCGGCGTCGGGCAGTCCGTCATCGACAACAACGTCGAATGGGCCTATCTCGGCGGCGACTTCGAGGGCGATCTCCGAGCGGAAGGCATCAACTGGGGGATCGGAAGCCTATGGTTTTCAACCCCGGCCGACGAGGTAAAGCTGGGACTCAGCGCCATCTTGACGGAAATGAATTTCAACGCAGCCCCGGACTCGATCTTGACCTCCGGCACGATCGATGTCTACGACTGGGTCGCGTCGTTCCAGTTCAACTCCGAGGACTGGACTGTTTCCGCCGAGTACTCGCGAGCACCGACACACTGGAACGATTTGGGCCCCTATTTCCCCTTCGAAGATCAGGTGATGGAAGGGTATTATCTTCAGGGTGCCTACCGACTGCGCCCGAACCTCGAGATCATGACACGTTACGAAGAAGGCTTTGCGAACCGCAAAGATCGCGACGGCCGGGATTTTTCCGACCTCACCGGGGGAAGCACCCCGAGGTTCGATTTCTTCTCCAAGATCTGGACGACGGGTCTGCGCTGGGACATCAACCCGAACATCATGTTCCGCCTCGAATTCCAACGGCACGATGGAACCTATGCCTTGTCGATCCGCGAAAACCCGGAGTCGGGCGACCTCGTTCGTGAGTGGGATGTCTTCGCCGCGTCCATCTCCGTGCGTTTTTGAGGCACCCCACGATGGACGAAGCCCGTGTCGCGACCACGCCATCGGTCGATCTGAGTCTGCGGTGGAAGGCACTCATCGCCATGACCCTGGCGCTCGTGCTCGTGAATGCATCGCTCGCGCTGATCTCGAACTTCCAGCTGACCAGTCAGTTCGAGCTCCAACAGAGTGCCGTTCGCGATCAGCAAGCCAGGCAGTTGCGCGCTCTCGTGGAAGAGGGCACCCAAGCGATGTCCAAGCTCGCCAGCCTGGTTCCTCTCCTCGGAGTCAGCGAATCGGCAATGACGGACGCGGACGCTGCAATCGAGGAGGCGTTGCTCACCAACGGTGCCATGCTCGATCTGGAATGGGACATTCGGTCCGTCCACTGGATTCGACCGGACGGCAGCACGGCCATCGGATGGCCGGCGGGTGCTCAGGATATTCCGGACGCATTGCGCGCCGAGCTGAGAAGAACGCCCGAGCAGGCAATTGCCACGCTCTTGTGCAGCCCGAAATGTCGGCAGTACAAGGCAACGCCACTGCTCTGGGAGGGCTCCTTCGCCGGCAACCTGGTCCTCGGCCGCTCACTCGCCGATGCCTTGCTGGCCTTCAACGCGCTGACCGGTGCCGAGGTCGCCATCACTTGGCGCGATGATGCCCGCTCCGCGGAGCTGTTGAATCCGCGCAGCTCGGACTACCTGCAGTTTCCCGCCGTGACCTACCCGGACAACACCCTGCCCGTTCTGCGCGCCGCCGCGCCGACGCTCAAAAGCGGCGACACGATGCAGGAGCCGCTTCTGATCCCGCATGGGGCGGGCTGGTACGAGATCTTTCGCATCCCGGCACTCGCCGCCGGCATCGATGCCCTAGTTGTCAACGACGTGACCACTCAGCGCGAGGCGATCCGCACCGCCACCTCAGGCAGCATCCTGCTCGGAATCCTGGGTCTGATCCTCTCGGCCTCGTTGCTCTTGCTGATCATCAAGGGCCCCTTGTACCGACTCAGAGATCTGGCCACGGTGATCCCCTTGCTGGCGGAAAACCGCTATGCAGATCTGCGCCGCCAGCTCCCGGGGCGCTCGAAGTCGCTCATGCTGCGCGACGAGATCGATCTCATGACCGACACGGTCAGAAGCCTCACCGACCGCATGGAGCTGCTCCAGTCCGACCGCGAGCAGGCCGAGGCCCGTCTCGTCTGGCTCGCCGACCACGACCCCTTGACTCAACTCTGCAACCGGCGCCGTTTCAACGACGATTTCGAGCGCATCCTGGATCAAGCCATCCGATTCGGTCATCAGGGCGCGCTCCTGTTCCTGGACCTCGATCAATTCAAGGACGTCAACGATCTGAGCGGCCACCGCGTCGGCGATACCTTGCTGCAACGCGTCGCCGCGCAATTGAGAACCGTTACACAGTCAAGCGATCTGCTCGCACGCCTGGGTGGAGACGAGTTCGCCCTGGTCTTGCCCGAAGCGACCGAGGACGACGCCCTCGCCAGCGCGGAGTCGGTCCAAGAGGCGGTCTGCTCGATCAGTCTCCAAGAGCACGGCCGCCACCACAGGGTGACGGCGAGTATCGGCATCGTCATGTTTCCGACCCAGGGCACCGAGATCGGCCATCTCATGGCGAGTGCCGATCTCGCCATGTATCAGGCCAAAGAGAAGGGCCGCGGGCGCTGGTATCTCTTCTCCGAGGACGACCAGGGCAAGGAGCAGCTCGATGCCCGCGTGCTCTGGCGCGAGCAGATCAGTCAGGCATTGACCCAGGGGCGATTCGAGCTGCACGTGCAACCGATCATCGAGATCGCCACCGGGCGGATCCGGCACATGGAGGTCTTGCTCAGGATGCGCGACGCACGCGGCGGGATGGTGTATCCGGACCGGTTCATCCCCGTCGCCGAACGCACCGGGCAGATCCAGGCCATCGATCGGTGGGTCATCGACAATGCCCTCGCCGCCATGGAGCTGCGGGCCGACTTGAGCCTCTCGATCAACCTCTCCGCCAGCGCCATGGACGATCCCTTGCTGCTGACGGACCTGCGACACCTTTTGGAAAGACACCGCATCGCACCCAAGCGAATCTCCTTCGAGGTCACCGAGACCGCCGCGATCAACAGCCTGCTGAATGCGACGCGCCTGATGCGCGGCATGCAGGAGCTCGGATGTCGTTTCGCACTGGATGACTTCGGCAGCGGCTATGCCTCTTACGCCTACCTGCGCAAGCTTCCGGTCGACGAGGTCAAGATCGACGGGGCCTTCGTGCGCGACATCGCCAAGAACCCGGAAGACCGGATCTTCGTCAAGGCGATCACCGACATGGCCCACGGCATGGGTAAGCGCGTCATCGCCGAGTTCGTCGAGAACGCCGAGATCTTAGGGATTCTGAAGGGGCTCGGCGTCGACGACGCCCAAGGGTACTATTTCAGCAAGCCGGTCAAGCTGGAGCAACCGGGCAAGCCGATCGCATTCGACGGCGTTCTTTGATTGCCGAGGAGATCTACCCTTCGCCAACCGCCCCGCGGATCACCTCGAAGATGGCCGCGGAATCCTCCTCGCCCAGTCCGCGCTCGACGAGCAGGTCCAGCCATTCCGAGACCATCGCCGCAGTGGTCAAGGAGATGCCCAACTCCTGCGCAGACTCGCGCACGATCCGCATGTCCTTGCGGTGCAGGCGTGACTTGAACCCCGGGGTGTAATCGCCCTCGATCATCCGCAGGCCGTGCACCTCCAGGATTCTGCTGCCCGCAAAGCCGCCGAGCAGGGCCTCGCGCACCTTCCGCGGATCGACACCGCTCGCCTGCGCCAGCAAAACCGCCTCCGAGACGCCGGCAATGGTCGCGCCGACGACGATCTGATTGCAGGATTTGCAGACCTGGCCGGCACCATTGGGGCCGACGTGTACGACATTCCCGCCCATTGCCTCGAACAGCGGTTGCACTCGCGCAAAGGCGGCCGGCTCGCCCCCGACCATGATGGACAGGGTACCGGCCTTCGCCCCGGCCTCGCCGCCCGAGACCGGGGCGTCGAGCATCTCGGCCCCGGCGGCCCGGAGCCCCTCGGCCATCATCCGCGTGGACGCG contains:
- a CDS encoding PEP-CTERM/exosortase system-associated acyltransferase — translated: MSLNASESARHPGGAHGQDPYFRFSCVTDASELETVYSIRYQVYCVERGFLAEEEHPDELESDEYDAHSLHILATHRAGHPAGTARLVMSSPLGFPATRHCVFTEEYAFLNDPFHSALPDFAEVSRLAIAKSFRRREGDTLYGGPPRENPAPADEAEVIAFAPPRNTPEILMGICRLLYQHSKRRGITHWVLAMERSLYVLLKRMGFTYTPAGPEVDYYGPVRPYVASIEALEEGLYRVSPGTLAYMAEGLEPALVPPCLTRGDGDWQSACSAA
- a CDS encoding EAL domain-containing protein, which encodes MDEARVATTPSVDLSLRWKALIAMTLALVLVNASLALISNFQLTSQFELQQSAVRDQQARQLRALVEEGTQAMSKLASLVPLLGVSESAMTDADAAIEEALLTNGAMLDLEWDIRSVHWIRPDGSTAIGWPAGAQDIPDALRAELRRTPEQAIATLLCSPKCRQYKATPLLWEGSFAGNLVLGRSLADALLAFNALTGAEVAITWRDDARSAELLNPRSSDYLQFPAVTYPDNTLPVLRAAAPTLKSGDTMQEPLLIPHGAGWYEIFRIPALAAGIDALVVNDVTTQREAIRTATSGSILLGILGLILSASLLLLIIKGPLYRLRDLATVIPLLAENRYADLRRQLPGRSKSLMLRDEIDLMTDTVRSLTDRMELLQSDREQAEARLVWLADHDPLTQLCNRRRFNDDFERILDQAIRFGHQGALLFLDLDQFKDVNDLSGHRVGDTLLQRVAAQLRTVTQSSDLLARLGGDEFALVLPEATEDDALASAESVQEAVCSISLQEHGRHHRVTASIGIVMFPTQGTEIGHLMASADLAMYQAKEKGRGRWYLFSEDDQGKEQLDARVLWREQISQALTQGRFELHVQPIIEIATGRIRHMEVLLRMRDARGGMVYPDRFIPVAERTGQIQAIDRWVIDNALAAMELRADLSLSINLSASAMDDPLLLTDLRHLLERHRIAPKRISFEVTETAAINSLLNATRLMRGMQELGCRFALDDFGSGYASYAYLRKLPVDEVKIDGAFVRDIAKNPEDRIFVKAITDMAHGMGKRVIAEFVENAEILGILKGLGVDDAQGYYFSKPVKLEQPGKPIAFDGVL
- a CDS encoding 2-hydroxy-3-oxopropionate reductase; translation: MTESVGFIGLGIMGRPMALNLIKAGYDLVVHARRPESMAPLAEAGARTASSPAAVARDASIVFTMVSDTPDVEAVILGPEGVINGVRPAAVVVDMSTISPASTRMMAEGLRAAGAEMLDAPVSGGEAGAKAGTLSIMVGGEPAAFARVQPLFEAMGGNVVHVGPNGAGQVCKSCNQIVVGATIAGVSEAVLLAQASGVDPRKVREALLGGFAGSRILEVHGLRMIEGDYTPGFKSRLHRKDMRIVRESAQELGISLTTAAMVSEWLDLLVERGLGEEDSAAIFEVIRGAVGEG